One part of the Hydra vulgaris chromosome 01, alternate assembly HydraT2T_AEP genome encodes these proteins:
- the LOC136074660 gene encoding TNF receptor-associated factor 5-like yields the protein MSELKSLLYDNMMVLANQQDTEHLKQEISKLYQIVEENSTEFLALKKSIQQPKEVKVIQHIFKDTQIIKLDQLNLRLLSDEPFYTEPVYTSEGYRDRIKVYTRSTDVNKLAIYFQLLRGDLDDALEWPFTKNVNITLREKDKFFIRTTTNNNYLQILDDSSFDKPTAEYNVAVGYNNFISHEELKQFIINNILFITITIQ from the coding sequence ATGTCAGAATTAAAAAGTCTCTTATATGACAACATGATGGTTTTAGCAAATCAACAAGATACAGAACATCTCAAACaagaaatatcaaaactttatcaaatcGTAGAAGAAAATAGCACAGAATtcttagctttaaaaaaatcaattcaacaGCCTAAAGAAGTAAAGGTAATACAACACATTTTTAAAGACACGCAAATCATCAAACTTGATCAATTGAATCTGAGGCTATTATCAGATGAACCATTTTATACAGAACCCGTTTACACATCAGAAGGTTATCGTGACCGTATAAAAGTTTATACTCGAAGTACCGACGTAAACAAACTAGCCATTTACTTTCAATTATTACGAGGCGACCTGGACGACGCTTTAGAATGGCCTTTTACCAAAAATGTCAATATAACCTTGAgagaaaaagataaattttttattcgtaCTACTACCAACAATAATTATCTTCAAATTTTAGACGATAGTTCTTTTGATAAACCTACCGCTGAATATAATGTAGCTGTTggttataacaattttatttcacaCGAAgaactaaaacaatttattattaacaatattttatttatcacgATTACtattcaataa
- the LOC136074659 gene encoding ATP-dependent DNA helicase pif1-like, whose amino-acid sequence MSKTTLEDFDLYREVVKKDLDYDGLLKYVAKSDPSGELEKSMLSTNDCAICNSVPCNSYQELCDFEACVNNQMLSLQQQKTLYLLDEGKNFFITKVLVVEKVISSKNMEVDVYNNKKMESIKQEVLILIGAIVMLVRNINVEEGLCNGTIGTVILIENNAVWGNINKKEVKCECVEEEILDCSHAVVGSRFGLPLKLAFSFTVHKAQGSTMNKAVVQFNSKAFNNSLYYVSLSRVCNINDIFIIINNIIELRKIFKSITGDSDVLEFYKK is encoded by the exons atgtctaaaacaACCTTGGaagattttgatttatatagAGAAGTAGTCAAAAAAGATCTTGATTATGAtggtttattaaaatatgttgcAAAATCTGATCCAAGTGGCGAATTAGAAAAAAGTATGCTTTCTACAAACGATTGTGCGATTTGTAATTCCGTTCCCTGTAATTCTTATCAAGAACTTTGCGATTTTGAAGCATGTG taaATAATCAAATGTTAtctttacaacaacaaaaaacgcTTTATTTGCTTGATGaaggaaagaatttttttattactaaggTGCTAGTTGTTGAAAAAGTTATATCGTCAaa aaatatggAAGTTgatgtttataacaataaaaaaatggagaGTATAAAACAAGAAG TGCTTATCTTAATAGGTGCTATTGTTATGCTTGTGAGAAATATTAATGTGGAGGAAGGTTTGTGCAATGGTACTATTGGTACAGtcattttaatagaaaacaatgCTGTTTGgggtaatataaataaaaaagaagtcaaATGTGAATGTGTCGAAGAAGAAATTTTAGATTGCTCTCATGCTGTTGTGGGCTCAAGATTCGGTTTACCTTTAAAATTAGCTTTTTCTTTTACTGTTCATAAAGCTCAAGGAAGTACAATGAATAAAGCAGTTGTTCAATTTAATTCAAAGGCTTTTAATAATAGTCTTTATTATGTTTCTTTATCACGAGTTTGTAATattaatgacatttttataattattaataatataatagaattacgaaaaatatttaaaagtatcaCTGGTGATTCTGATGTTttggaattttataaaaaataa